From a region of the Zingiber officinale cultivar Zhangliang chromosome 4B, Zo_v1.1, whole genome shotgun sequence genome:
- the LOC121977312 gene encoding protein PHLOEM PROTEIN 2-LIKE A1-like isoform X2: MEGVDANHVAVDVQRGTETLVWEKHGAIHISTKAMSIAWASDNRFWESMDLPNDDFKEKYDFATAVELKQVSCLEVVGSVDLAKLAELSLSLSHEKTYEIVYHIKFKVDAFGWQNLPVTFALFTPDEQTRRSEVLESRRGHSNQWHEVHGNDFKGPKTTTGKISFGMFETSNQKWKGGMILAGVTIRAKN, from the exons ATGGAAGGCGTGGATGCTAACCATGTCGCTGTTGATGTTCAAAGG GGTACCgaaactttggtttgggaaaaacACGGTGCAATTCATATTTCAACCAAAGCCATGAGCATTGCTTGGGCGAGCGACAATAGGTTTTGGGAGTCGATGGATCTTCCCAACGACGACTTTAAAGAAAAATACGA CTTTGCCACGGCGGTCGAACTCAAACAAGTGAGCTGCCTAGAAGTGGTCGGGTCTGTGGACTTAGCCAAGCTAGCCGAGCTGAGCCTGAGCCTAAGTCATGAAAAGACTTACGAAATAGTTTATCACATCAAGTTCAAGGTTGATGCGTTCGGGTGGCAAAACCTCCCGGTCACGTTCGCTTTGTTCACCCCCGACGAGCAAACGCGTCGAAGCGAAGTGTTGGAATCGCGTAGGGGGCATAGCAACCAGTGGCACGAGGTACACGGCAACGATTTCAAAGGGCCGAAAACAACAACTGGAAAGATCTCATTCGGCATGTTTGAAACTAGCAACCAGAAGTGGAAGGGGGGAATGATCCTTGCAGGAGTCACTATTAGGGCGAAGAATTGA
- the LOC121977312 gene encoding protein PHLOEM PROTEIN 2-LIKE A1-like isoform X1, translated as MEGVDANHVAVDVQRGTETLVWEKHGAIHISTKAMSIAWASDNRFWESMDLPNDDFKEKYEYKIFATAVELKQVSCLEVVGSVDLAKLAELSLSLSHEKTYEIVYHIKFKVDAFGWQNLPVTFALFTPDEQTRRSEVLESRRGHSNQWHEVHGNDFKGPKTTTGKISFGMFETSNQKWKGGMILAGVTIRAKN; from the exons ATGGAAGGCGTGGATGCTAACCATGTCGCTGTTGATGTTCAAAGG GGTACCgaaactttggtttgggaaaaacACGGTGCAATTCATATTTCAACCAAAGCCATGAGCATTGCTTGGGCGAGCGACAATAGGTTTTGGGAGTCGATGGATCTTCCCAACGACGACTTTAAAGAAAAATACGAGTACAAAAT CTTTGCCACGGCGGTCGAACTCAAACAAGTGAGCTGCCTAGAAGTGGTCGGGTCTGTGGACTTAGCCAAGCTAGCCGAGCTGAGCCTGAGCCTAAGTCATGAAAAGACTTACGAAATAGTTTATCACATCAAGTTCAAGGTTGATGCGTTCGGGTGGCAAAACCTCCCGGTCACGTTCGCTTTGTTCACCCCCGACGAGCAAACGCGTCGAAGCGAAGTGTTGGAATCGCGTAGGGGGCATAGCAACCAGTGGCACGAGGTACACGGCAACGATTTCAAAGGGCCGAAAACAACAACTGGAAAGATCTCATTCGGCATGTTTGAAACTAGCAACCAGAAGTGGAAGGGGGGAATGATCCTTGCAGGAGTCACTATTAGGGCGAAGAATTGA